From a region of the Mycobacterium intracellulare ATCC 13950 genome:
- a CDS encoding alpha/beta hydrolase, protein MTNDAVHPDLQKLARFAPRRLVGPRTLPIMRAAMDWRARLGKPVRDVEVITLESGAGVRLFRPADVSEPTPALLWIHGGGYVIGTAQQDDRLCSGFSRRLGITVASVEYRLAPEHPYPAPLEDCYAALTWLAGLPSVDRYRVAIGGASAGGGLAAALALLARDRAEVSPSFQLLTYPMLDDRSSATEPSANYRLWDNRSNRFGWAAYLGGADPQVAVPARRDDLSGLPPAWIGVGTHDLFHDEDLAYAERLKAAGVPCQVEIVPGAFHGFDLIAPKLQVSQQFFGSQCDILRAALAPAS, encoded by the coding sequence GTGACGAACGACGCTGTTCATCCTGACCTGCAAAAACTCGCCCGCTTCGCTCCCCGGCGGCTCGTCGGCCCACGCACCCTGCCTATCATGCGGGCGGCGATGGACTGGCGGGCGCGGCTGGGCAAGCCCGTCCGCGACGTCGAGGTGATCACCCTCGAGTCGGGGGCCGGCGTCCGGCTGTTCCGGCCCGCCGATGTCAGCGAGCCGACGCCCGCGCTGCTGTGGATTCACGGCGGCGGATACGTGATCGGCACCGCCCAGCAGGACGACCGGTTGTGCAGCGGGTTCAGCAGGCGGCTGGGCATCACCGTGGCGTCGGTGGAATACCGCCTGGCGCCCGAACATCCGTACCCCGCACCGCTGGAAGACTGCTACGCGGCGCTGACCTGGCTCGCCGGGCTGCCGTCGGTGGACCGGTACCGGGTGGCCATCGGGGGTGCCAGCGCCGGCGGTGGCCTCGCCGCGGCCCTGGCCCTGCTGGCCCGCGACCGCGCCGAGGTGAGCCCCTCGTTCCAGCTGCTGACCTATCCCATGCTCGACGACCGCAGTTCGGCGACCGAGCCCAGCGCGAACTACCGGCTCTGGGACAACCGCAGCAACCGATTCGGTTGGGCCGCATACCTGGGCGGCGCGGACCCGCAGGTCGCGGTGCCCGCCCGGCGCGACGACCTGAGCGGGCTGCCCCCGGCGTGGATCGGTGTGGGCACCCATGACCTGTTCCACGACGAAGACCTGGCCTACGCCGAACGGCTGAAAGCCGCCGGGGTGCCGTGCCAGGTCGAGATCGTTCCCGGCGCCTTCCACGGGTTCGACCTGATCGCGCCGAAACTTCAAGTGTCGCAACAGTTCTTCGGCAGCCAATGCGACATCCTGCGCGCCGCGCTCGCCCCGGCGTCCTGA
- a CDS encoding amidohydrolase family protein, which produces MLIRQATLLDGTVTDIRVGAQIEEMAPSGEGLTPRAGEGVLYAGGGTVLPGLHDHHVHLRSAASALDSFFVGPPGVSTEAELTQLLANATPGPDGWIRAVGYHDSVAGELDRTALDAMVRSVPVRIQHRSGALWILNSEALGRIGLAEHPDGRLRSADDGWAQALDRRETDLAELSRRITATGVTGVTDATPDLDADDRALLAAAHGRGEFRPRVSFLSPGKKILHDDRLDLDGLTEWIAGQHNTGQPVAVHCVTAAQLVVTIGALRAAGGHPQDRIEHAAVVPDDNVADLAELGVTVVTQPNFVAERGDQYLAEVPAAEHDQLWRVAALRDAGVPVALSTDMPFGHGDPWTAMRAAVHRTTPSGAVLGADECVSPSTALTMFLGCADRPDRVRAVRTGQPGDLCVLSEPPATALAELDAGMVAATVIGGELVYFAM; this is translated from the coding sequence ATGCTGATTCGTCAGGCGACCCTGCTGGATGGGACCGTGACCGACATCCGCGTTGGCGCGCAGATCGAGGAGATGGCGCCCTCGGGCGAGGGGCTGACGCCGCGCGCTGGCGAGGGCGTCCTGTACGCGGGCGGCGGAACCGTGCTGCCCGGGCTGCACGACCACCACGTGCACCTGCGCTCGGCGGCCTCGGCGCTCGATTCGTTTTTCGTCGGACCGCCCGGGGTCAGCACCGAAGCCGAGCTCACCCAGTTGCTGGCAAACGCCACGCCCGGGCCCGACGGGTGGATTCGCGCCGTCGGCTACCACGATTCGGTCGCCGGGGAACTCGACCGGACCGCTCTGGACGCGATGGTCCGCAGCGTGCCCGTGCGCATCCAGCACCGCAGCGGCGCGCTGTGGATCCTCAACTCCGAGGCGCTGGGCCGGATCGGCCTGGCCGAACACCCCGACGGGCGACTGCGCAGCGCCGACGACGGCTGGGCGCAGGCCCTGGACCGACGCGAAACCGACCTCGCCGAACTCAGCCGCCGCATCACGGCGACCGGCGTCACCGGGGTCACCGACGCCACCCCCGACCTCGACGCCGACGACAGGGCCTTGCTGGCGGCGGCGCACGGCCGCGGCGAGTTCCGGCCACGGGTCAGCTTCCTGTCCCCGGGCAAGAAAATCCTGCACGACGACCGCCTCGACCTCGACGGCCTCACGGAATGGATTGCCGGGCAGCACAACACGGGCCAACCGGTCGCCGTGCACTGCGTGACCGCGGCCCAGCTGGTGGTGACCATCGGCGCCCTGCGCGCGGCCGGCGGCCACCCGCAGGACCGCATCGAACACGCCGCGGTGGTGCCCGACGACAACGTGGCCGACCTCGCCGAGCTCGGGGTCACCGTGGTCACCCAGCCCAACTTCGTCGCCGAGCGCGGCGATCAGTACCTCGCCGAGGTTCCCGCCGCCGAGCACGATCAGCTGTGGCGCGTCGCGGCGCTGCGCGACGCGGGCGTGCCGGTCGCGCTGTCCACCGACATGCCGTTCGGCCACGGCGACCCGTGGACGGCGATGCGCGCCGCGGTGCACCGCACCACACCGAGCGGTGCCGTTCTGGGCGCCGACGAATGTGTCTCGCCGTCAACGGCTTTGACGATGTTTCTGGGGTGCGCGGATCGACCGGACCGGGTGCGCGCCGTGCGCACCGGGCAGCCGGGCGACCTGTGCGTGCTCAGCGAGCCACCGGCGACGGCGCTGGCCGAGCTGGACGCCGGCATGGTGGCCGCCACCGTCATCGGCGGCGAGCTGGTGTACTTCGCGATGTGA
- the fadD4 gene encoding fatty-acid--CoA ligase FadD4 has product MQIRPYIGADKPAVILYPSGTVVTFDDLEARANRLAHRFRQAGLREGDTVAILMENNEHIHAVMWAARRSGLYYVPINTHLTAAEAAYIVDNSAAKAIIGSAALRETCAGLAEQLPRGLPELLLIAAEKQDEGLPGWERYPECVAGQPDTPIDDEIEGDLLQYSSGTTGRPKGIKRELPHVPPADAPGMMSALVGFWMTPDSVYLSPAPLYHTAPSVWSMSAQAGGITTVVMEKFDAEGCLDAIQRHRVTHGQFVPAMFTRMLKLPDAVRHSYDLSSLQRVMHAAAPCPVEIKKQMIDWWGPIIDEYYASSEAHGSTLITAEDWLAHPGSVGKPMGGAVHILDENGDELPPGQAGEIYFEGGYSFEYLNDPTKTASSRSKHGWATVGDIGYVDDEGYLYLTDRRHHMIISGGVNIYPQEAENLLVTHPKVMDAAVFGVPDDEMGQRVTAVVQTVDPADATDAFGDELLAWLRDRLAHYKCPRSIAFEAQLPRTDTGKLYKNGLIEKYSV; this is encoded by the coding sequence ATGCAGATCCGCCCGTATATCGGCGCCGACAAACCTGCTGTCATCCTGTACCCGTCCGGCACGGTCGTCACCTTCGATGACCTCGAGGCCCGCGCCAATCGCCTGGCGCACCGGTTCCGCCAGGCGGGCCTGCGCGAGGGTGACACGGTCGCCATCCTGATGGAGAACAACGAGCACATCCACGCAGTGATGTGGGCTGCTCGCCGCAGCGGTTTGTACTACGTGCCCATCAACACCCATCTGACCGCGGCGGAGGCCGCCTACATCGTCGACAACAGCGCCGCCAAGGCGATCATCGGCTCGGCCGCGCTGCGCGAAACCTGCGCCGGCCTCGCCGAGCAGCTGCCGCGCGGGCTACCGGAACTGTTGCTGATCGCCGCCGAGAAGCAAGACGAGGGCCTGCCGGGCTGGGAGCGCTACCCGGAATGCGTTGCCGGCCAACCGGATACCCCGATCGACGACGAAATCGAGGGTGACCTGCTGCAGTACTCGTCCGGAACCACTGGCCGGCCCAAGGGCATCAAGCGCGAATTGCCGCACGTTCCCCCGGCCGACGCCCCCGGCATGATGTCGGCGCTGGTCGGCTTCTGGATGACGCCCGATTCGGTCTACCTGAGCCCCGCGCCGCTGTACCACACGGCGCCGTCGGTGTGGTCGATGAGCGCGCAGGCCGGCGGCATCACCACGGTGGTGATGGAGAAGTTCGACGCGGAGGGCTGCCTGGATGCCATCCAGCGGCACCGGGTCACCCACGGACAGTTCGTGCCGGCGATGTTCACCCGGATGCTGAAACTGCCTGATGCGGTGCGTCATTCGTACGACCTGAGCAGCCTGCAGCGGGTGATGCACGCCGCGGCGCCGTGCCCGGTGGAGATCAAGAAGCAGATGATCGACTGGTGGGGTCCGATCATCGACGAGTACTACGCCTCCTCCGAGGCACACGGGTCGACGCTGATCACCGCCGAAGATTGGCTGGCGCATCCGGGTTCGGTCGGCAAGCCCATGGGCGGCGCCGTGCACATCCTGGACGAGAACGGCGACGAGCTCCCGCCCGGCCAGGCCGGCGAGATCTACTTCGAGGGCGGGTATTCGTTCGAATACCTCAACGACCCAACGAAAACCGCGTCATCGCGCTCCAAGCACGGCTGGGCCACCGTCGGCGACATCGGCTACGTCGACGACGAGGGCTACCTGTACCTGACCGACCGGCGCCACCACATGATCATCTCCGGCGGGGTCAACATCTACCCACAAGAAGCCGAGAACCTTCTGGTCACCCACCCCAAGGTGATGGACGCGGCGGTGTTCGGCGTTCCCGACGACGAGATGGGCCAGCGCGTCACCGCGGTCGTGCAGACCGTCGACCCCGCGGACGCCACCGACGCGTTCGGCGATGAGCTGCTGGCCTGGCTGCGGGATCGCCTGGCGCACTACAAATGTCCGCGATCGATCGCCTTCGAAGCGCAGCTGCCGCGCACCGACACCGGCAAGCTCTACAAGAATGGGCTGATCGAGAAGTACTCGGTGTGA
- a CDS encoding MaoC family dehydratase, with protein sequence MTSDGYARIREGGPYFDDLSVGQVFDWAPSMTLSSGLAGAHQAIVGDRLRLALDADLCGAVTGLPAPLAHPGLVCDVAIGQSTLVTQRVKANLFYRGLVFHRFPVIGDSLYTRTEVVGLRANSPKPGRAPTGLVALRMITIDQADQLVLDFYRCGMLPAGPDFDADNAPHDDLSTIGADVPGPAHDPTAQWDGEVFRTKVPGPHFDPALAGSVLHSTADVVTNAPELARLTLNIAATHHDSRVGGRRLVYGGHTIGLALAQAGRLLPNLVTVLGWESCDHTGPVHEGDTLYSELHIESAEPTEHGGVLGLRSLVYAAGDAEGGPDRPVLDWRFRALQF encoded by the coding sequence GTGACTAGTGACGGGTATGCGCGGATTCGCGAGGGTGGGCCGTACTTCGACGACCTCTCGGTGGGGCAGGTGTTCGACTGGGCGCCGTCGATGACGCTGTCGTCCGGCCTGGCGGGCGCGCACCAGGCGATCGTGGGCGACCGGCTGCGCCTGGCGCTCGACGCCGATCTGTGCGGGGCGGTGACGGGGCTGCCCGCCCCGTTGGCCCACCCGGGGTTGGTGTGTGACGTGGCGATCGGCCAGTCGACGCTGGTGACCCAGCGGGTCAAGGCCAACCTGTTCTATCGCGGCCTGGTGTTTCACCGGTTCCCCGTCATCGGCGATTCCCTCTACACCCGCACCGAAGTGGTTGGGCTGCGGGCCAATTCACCCAAGCCGGGCCGGGCCCCGACGGGCTTGGTGGCGCTGCGGATGATCACGATCGACCAGGCCGACCAGTTGGTACTCGACTTCTACCGTTGCGGGATGCTGCCCGCCGGACCGGATTTCGATGCCGACAACGCACCGCACGACGATCTGTCCACCATCGGCGCCGACGTGCCCGGCCCGGCCCACGATCCCACCGCGCAATGGGACGGTGAGGTTTTCCGCACCAAGGTGCCCGGGCCGCACTTCGATCCCGCTCTGGCGGGATCGGTGCTGCACAGCACCGCCGACGTCGTCACCAATGCCCCCGAGCTCGCCCGGCTCACCCTGAATATCGCTGCGACCCATCATGATTCGCGGGTCGGCGGGCGCCGGCTGGTGTACGGCGGACACACCATCGGGCTGGCGCTCGCGCAGGCCGGCAGGCTGCTGCCCAACCTGGTGACGGTGCTGGGCTGGGAGTCGTGCGATCACACAGGTCCCGTACACGAGGGCGACACCCTCTACAGCGAGCTGCACATCGAATCCGCCGAGCCGACCGAGCATGGGGGAGTGCTCGGGTTGCGGTCGCTGGTGTATGCCGCCGGTGACGCGGAGGGCGGGCCGGACCGGCCGGTGCTGGACTGGCGGTTTCGCGCGCTGCAGTTCTAA
- a CDS encoding CoA transferase, translated as MGGVSSAATAWGSSGLAYLTGPPDGPADFSRARVLSRAHEVAAAIGGRWGIDVDAAGLLTGRAALRGLTRAGRVSPGGATRLLAARDGWCALTLSRADDLAAVPALLQVDDAAVDPWPQLRRWAATRAVPDIVERAALLDIPAAGLGEATAAPSHTRRIGPPAPPRAPRGLLVADLSSMWAGPLCGRLLAHAGATVVKVESPRRPDGTRAGDRTFFDWMNHEKLCYGIDFDSQTDELRELLTVSDVVIEGSRPAGLARRGLGPDDVAPRPGRIWLQITAYDGRRPGFGDDAAVGGGLVGTSAEGPVFCGDAIADPLTGLQAALAVAESLARGGGELIRLSMAAVAATYAALPTGPSESPAPVSPPLMPPAAPPASGLGADNAAVRHLVGQRRCPSC; from the coding sequence ATGGGGGGCGTGAGCTCGGCCGCAACCGCCTGGGGAAGCAGCGGGCTGGCCTACCTGACCGGCCCGCCCGACGGACCCGCCGACTTCTCCCGCGCCCGCGTGCTGTCCCGCGCGCACGAGGTGGCCGCGGCGATCGGCGGCCGCTGGGGCATCGACGTCGACGCGGCCGGGCTGCTGACCGGCCGGGCCGCCCTGCGGGGCCTGACCCGCGCCGGCCGGGTGTCGCCCGGCGGCGCCACCCGCCTGCTCGCGGCGCGGGACGGCTGGTGCGCGCTCACCCTCTCCCGCGCCGACGACCTCGCCGCCGTCCCGGCGCTCCTGCAGGTCGACGACGCCGCGGTCGACCCGTGGCCGCAGCTGCGACGGTGGGCCGCCACCCGTGCGGTCCCCGACATCGTCGAGCGGGCGGCGTTGCTCGACATCCCGGCGGCGGGCCTGGGTGAGGCGACGGCCGCGCCGTCGCACACACGCCGCATCGGACCGCCGGCGCCACCGCGCGCGCCGCGGGGGCTGCTGGTGGCCGATCTGTCCTCGATGTGGGCGGGCCCGCTGTGCGGTCGGCTGCTGGCCCACGCCGGGGCGACGGTGGTCAAGGTCGAAAGCCCTCGCCGCCCGGACGGAACCCGCGCCGGGGACCGAACCTTCTTCGACTGGATGAACCACGAAAAGCTGTGCTATGGCATCGATTTCGACAGCCAGACCGACGAATTGCGCGAGCTCCTCACGGTCAGCGACGTCGTCATCGAGGGCTCCCGCCCGGCCGGGCTGGCGCGCCGGGGCCTCGGGCCCGACGACGTCGCGCCACGACCGGGCCGAATCTGGTTGCAAATCACCGCCTATGACGGCCGCCGACCGGGATTCGGGGACGACGCCGCCGTCGGTGGCGGCCTGGTCGGGACCAGCGCCGAGGGGCCGGTGTTCTGCGGCGACGCCATCGCCGACCCGCTGACCGGCCTGCAGGCGGCGCTGGCGGTGGCCGAATCCCTGGCGCGCGGCGGCGGCGAATTGATCCGCCTCTCCATGGCGGCCGTCGCCGCGACCTACGCGGCGCTGCCCACGGGGCCCTCGGAGTCGCCCGCGCCGGTGTCACCGCCGCTAATGCCGCCGGCGGCGCCTCCCGCGTCCGGGCTGGGCGCCGACAACGCGGCGGTGCGCCACCTTGTCGGCCAAAGACGTTGCCCGTCATGCTGA
- a CDS encoding enoyl-CoA hydratase/isomerase family protein yields the protein MLRVVDLSSAPEDGPASPPGVIIAVGSADDIARAGTWLDAATFTLTEDACADRRVITVDSVSDALVELTDRCRRWPHAGGICDDVLRAVDPEGPTLAGVVAESLGYSTLQSGPEFARWLQERGRVRMPDIADPVLADRDGDILRIAFNRPQRHNAFSTDARAALLEALSVAQLDPSVTGIVLSGNGPSFCSGGDLAEFGTFADPASAHLARTRHSPALALDALTARLGRACRAEVHGRVMGSGLEMAAFCGWVTARGDAVFGLPELALGLIPGAGGTVSVTRRIGRWRTAYLVLSGHTVDAETALAWGLVDEA from the coding sequence ATGCTCCGGGTGGTCGACCTGTCGAGCGCGCCGGAGGACGGTCCGGCGTCGCCGCCCGGCGTGATCATCGCCGTCGGCTCGGCCGACGACATCGCTAGGGCCGGAACCTGGCTTGACGCAGCGACTTTCACGCTGACCGAGGACGCCTGCGCCGACCGCCGGGTCATCACCGTCGATTCCGTGTCCGACGCGCTGGTCGAGCTGACCGATCGCTGTCGACGTTGGCCGCACGCCGGCGGGATCTGTGACGACGTATTGCGCGCGGTGGATCCCGAGGGGCCGACGCTGGCCGGGGTGGTGGCCGAGTCGCTGGGGTATTCAACGCTGCAGTCCGGCCCGGAGTTCGCGCGGTGGCTACAGGAGCGCGGCCGGGTCCGCATGCCCGACATCGCCGACCCGGTACTGGCGGACCGTGACGGCGACATCCTGCGCATCGCCTTCAACCGGCCGCAGCGCCACAACGCGTTCTCCACCGACGCCCGCGCGGCGCTGTTGGAGGCGCTGTCCGTCGCGCAGCTGGATCCCTCGGTCACCGGCATCGTGTTGAGCGGCAACGGCCCATCGTTTTGCAGCGGTGGAGATCTCGCCGAATTCGGCACCTTCGCCGACCCGGCGAGTGCCCACCTCGCCCGCACCCGGCACAGCCCCGCCCTCGCGCTCGACGCGCTGACCGCGCGACTCGGCCGCGCGTGCCGCGCCGAGGTGCACGGCCGGGTGATGGGCAGCGGACTGGAGATGGCCGCGTTTTGCGGGTGGGTCACCGCCCGCGGCGACGCGGTGTTCGGGCTACCGGAATTGGCGCTCGGCCTGATCCCCGGCGCCGGCGGCACCGTCAGCGTCACCCGGCGGATAGGCCGGTGGCGCACGGCGTATCTCGTGCTGTCCGGCCACACCGTGGACGCCGAGACCGCGTTGGCCTGGGGGTTGGTGGACGAGGCCTAG
- a CDS encoding CD225/dispanin family protein, with protein MSYPPAPPGGSPEWPGQQPEWQGQQPEWQGQPPPDWQGQPPPGYPPQPPPAWPGQPPTGWPAAQPGWQGQPEPENYLVWAILCTVLCCLPLGIVSIVYSNKVSGLWAQGRYAEAHEAANNAKKWAIIGAIVGVVAAVIFVLIYVVAGVLVVSHLPSTTTTTYSGF; from the coding sequence ATGAGTTATCCTCCCGCGCCGCCCGGCGGTTCGCCTGAATGGCCGGGGCAACAGCCGGAATGGCAAGGGCAACAACCGGAATGGCAAGGCCAGCCGCCGCCGGACTGGCAAGGTCAGCCGCCGCCGGGGTATCCGCCGCAGCCGCCCCCGGCGTGGCCGGGTCAGCCGCCCACGGGATGGCCCGCGGCCCAGCCGGGCTGGCAGGGCCAGCCGGAACCCGAGAACTATCTGGTCTGGGCGATCCTGTGCACGGTGCTGTGCTGCCTGCCGCTGGGGATCGTCTCGATTGTGTACTCCAACAAGGTCTCCGGGCTGTGGGCGCAGGGCCGCTACGCCGAGGCGCACGAGGCGGCCAACAACGCCAAGAAGTGGGCCATCATCGGCGCCATCGTGGGCGTCGTCGCGGCGGTGATCTTCGTGCTGATCTACGTCGTCGCCGGGGTGCTTGTCGTCTCCCATCTGCCCTCGACGACCACGACCACGTATTCGGGCTTCTGA
- a CDS encoding acyl-CoA dehydrogenase family protein has protein sequence MNDEEDMLVATVRAFIDREVKPSVRETEHADTYPEAWIEQMKRIGIYGLAVPEEYGGSPVSMPCYVRVTEELARGWMSLAGAMGGHTVVAKLLTLFGTEEQKRTYLPPMAGGEVRATMALTEPGGGSDLQNMATTALSDDAGGLVINGSKTWISNARRSGLIALLCKTDPNAKPRHTGISIVLVEHGPGLTVSRDLPKLGYKGVESCELSFDNYRVPETAILGGVAGEGFSQMMKGLETGRIQVAARALGVATAALEDALAYAQQRESFGQPIWQHQSVGNYLADMATKLTAARQLTRYAAERYDSGERCDMEAGMAKLFASEVAMEIALNAVRIHGGYGYSTEYDVERYFRDAPLMIVGEGTNEIQRNVIARQLVTRGGI, from the coding sequence GTGAACGACGAAGAGGACATGCTGGTCGCGACGGTGCGGGCGTTCATCGACCGCGAGGTCAAGCCGAGCGTGCGCGAGACCGAACACGCCGATACCTATCCCGAGGCGTGGATCGAGCAGATGAAGCGGATCGGCATCTACGGGCTGGCCGTGCCCGAGGAGTATGGCGGCTCGCCGGTGTCCATGCCCTGCTACGTGCGGGTCACCGAGGAACTGGCGCGGGGCTGGATGAGCCTGGCCGGCGCGATGGGCGGGCACACCGTGGTCGCCAAGCTGCTGACGCTGTTCGGCACCGAGGAGCAGAAGCGGACCTACCTGCCTCCGATGGCCGGCGGCGAGGTGCGCGCCACCATGGCATTGACCGAGCCCGGCGGCGGCTCGGACCTGCAGAACATGGCGACCACCGCCCTGAGCGACGACGCGGGCGGCCTGGTGATCAACGGGTCCAAGACCTGGATCAGCAACGCCCGCCGCTCCGGGCTGATCGCCCTGTTGTGCAAGACCGACCCGAACGCCAAGCCGCGCCACACGGGCATCTCGATCGTGCTCGTCGAGCACGGGCCGGGCCTGACGGTGTCGCGGGACCTGCCCAAGCTGGGCTACAAGGGCGTGGAGTCCTGCGAGCTGTCCTTCGACAATTACCGGGTGCCGGAAACGGCGATACTGGGTGGCGTTGCGGGCGAGGGCTTTTCACAGATGATGAAGGGACTCGAGACGGGCCGCATCCAGGTGGCGGCCCGCGCCCTGGGCGTCGCCACCGCCGCGCTGGAGGATGCGCTGGCCTACGCCCAGCAGCGGGAGAGCTTCGGGCAGCCGATCTGGCAGCACCAATCGGTGGGCAACTACCTGGCCGACATGGCGACCAAACTCACCGCCGCCCGCCAGCTCACCCGCTACGCCGCCGAGCGCTACGACAGCGGTGAACGCTGCGACATGGAAGCCGGGATGGCCAAGCTGTTCGCCTCCGAGGTGGCGATGGAGATCGCGCTGAACGCGGTGCGAATCCACGGCGGCTACGGTTATTCCACCGAATACGACGTCGAACGCTACTTTCGGGACGCGCCGTTGATGATCGTCGGTGAAGGCACCAACGAGATCCAGCGCAATGTGATCGCCCGGCAACTGGTGACCCGCGGCGGGATCTGA
- a CDS encoding alpha/beta fold hydrolase — MWPSLLMTGDLWAGQAARFGDSHRLVLVDPPGHGGSAPLSGPFSFADCARCVVDLLDGLGIDRAHFVGNSWGGMIGGTFAALHPERLDRAVLMNCTASKAGVAQKIQYAAMLWLARLLGGIRPPLTRSSIRAFLGPTTLRTRPDVVEAVRTNVAAVNADSVRWAVHSVVSARPDQHALLARVTAPVLVVAGAEDATFPVAETRAMAESIPTASFTVLDGVAHLAALEDPARVNALLESFLFG; from the coding sequence ATGTGGCCGAGCCTGCTGATGACGGGCGACCTGTGGGCCGGGCAGGCCGCCCGGTTCGGCGACAGCCATCGCCTGGTGCTCGTCGACCCGCCCGGCCACGGCGGCAGCGCGCCGCTGAGCGGGCCCTTCAGCTTCGCCGACTGCGCGCGCTGCGTCGTCGACCTGCTGGACGGGCTCGGCATCGACCGCGCCCACTTCGTGGGCAACTCCTGGGGCGGGATGATCGGCGGCACCTTCGCCGCGCTGCACCCCGAACGGCTCGACCGCGCCGTGCTGATGAATTGCACCGCCTCCAAAGCCGGTGTCGCGCAAAAGATTCAGTACGCCGCCATGCTGTGGCTGGCGAGACTGCTCGGCGGCATCCGGCCGCCGCTGACCCGGTCGAGCATCCGCGCCTTCCTGGGGCCGACCACGCTGCGCACCCGCCCGGACGTGGTCGAGGCCGTGCGGACGAACGTGGCTGCGGTGAACGCCGATTCGGTCCGCTGGGCGGTGCACAGCGTGGTCTCGGCCCGGCCCGATCAGCACGCCCTGCTGGCGCGCGTCACGGCGCCGGTGCTGGTGGTCGCCGGCGCGGAAGACGCCACCTTCCCGGTGGCCGAAACCCGGGCCATGGCCGAGTCGATCCCTACCGCGTCCTTCACCGTCCTGGACGGGGTCGCGCACCTCGCGGCGCTCGAGGACCCCGCCCGGGTGAACGCGCTGCTGGAGTCGTTTCTGTTCGGGTGA
- a CDS encoding class I SAM-dependent methyltransferase produces MLGQLYDRALGGERCWIRHDDGELRPLPAHRWLGVRCPPDGSGGSGDAVDEVFDEAVTQMCTGPTIELGCGPGRLVARLIQRGIPALGIDRSATAIQLAGRGGAPALLGDVFEELPGTGLWQTVLLVDGNVGLGGDPLRILARAFELLARGGRCIAEFEAETIGIRSRWVRLESSCEVGPWFRWATVGVDSAAALAAQVGLTLTGVRLIGDRVIASLAAV; encoded by the coding sequence ATGCTGGGGCAGCTATACGATCGGGCACTCGGCGGGGAGCGATGTTGGATCCGCCATGACGACGGCGAGCTGCGGCCGCTGCCGGCGCACCGCTGGTTGGGCGTGCGATGTCCCCCCGACGGCTCAGGCGGATCCGGTGACGCCGTCGACGAGGTTTTCGACGAGGCCGTCACCCAGATGTGCACCGGGCCGACCATCGAGCTGGGCTGCGGTCCGGGGCGGTTGGTGGCGAGACTGATCCAGCGGGGCATCCCCGCACTCGGTATCGACCGATCCGCGACCGCGATCCAGCTGGCGGGCCGGGGCGGTGCGCCGGCCCTGTTGGGTGACGTGTTCGAGGAGCTGCCCGGAACGGGCTTGTGGCAGACGGTGTTACTGGTCGACGGCAACGTCGGGCTCGGTGGAGACCCGCTGCGGATTCTCGCGCGCGCCTTCGAGTTGTTGGCCCGCGGCGGCCGTTGCATCGCCGAATTCGAAGCCGAGACCATCGGCATCCGGTCGCGCTGGGTCCGCCTCGAGTCGTCGTGCGAGGTCGGACCCTGGTTTCGCTGGGCCACCGTCGGGGTGGACAGCGCCGCCGCGCTGGCCGCGCAGGTGGGGCTGACGCTGACCGGCGTCCGCCTGATCGGCGACCGGGTGATCGCCAGCCTGGCGGCGGTCT